AAATGTTGTCCATGCCGACTTCTTGCAGGAAATCGATCGCCGCGCCAAGACCGACAGCCCCCGCGATGATCGGTGTTCCACCCTCGAATTTCCAAGGCAGCTCTTTCCATGTCGATTCATACAGATCAACATGATCGATCATCTCGCCGCCGAACTCCACAGGCTCCATGTTTTCAAGCAAATCTTTCTTCCCATACAATGCCCCGATTCCGGTAGGGCCACACATTTTATGACCGGAAAGTCCGTAGAAATCACAATCGAGATCCTGCACATCCACTTTCATGTGAGGTGTGCTCTGCGCGCCGTCAACCATGATCTTCGCGCCATGTTTGTGGGCAATCTGGGCGATTTCCTTGACCGGATTAATGACACCAAGAACATTGGAAACATATACGATCGATACGATCTTCGTACGGTCTGTAATTACATTTTCAACGTCACTCAGCAAAATCGTACCGTCAGGCTGTAAAGGAATATATTTGAGAACGGCTCCTGTTGCCTTGGCAGCTTGCTGCCAAGGGATTAGGTTGCTGTGATGCTCCATCGGCGTGAGGACGATTTCATCGCCTTCACGCAATACCGATTTCGCATAACTGCTCGCCACAATGTTAATAGCCGTTGTTGTGCCTCTAGTGAAAATAATCTCTTGCTCACTGGATGCTCCGATGAACTTAGCAACCTTCGCTCTAGCCCCTTCATAAGCATCTGTAGCACGAGAACCTAGTGTATGAACCCCGCGGTGAACGTTCGCATTGTCCCACTCATAGTAGTGCTTCAGTGCCTCAATGACCTGAATTGGCTTCTGGGAAGTTGCCGCGCTGTCCAAGTACACCAGAGGATGACCGTTCACTTCTTGTTTGAGAATGGGAAAAAGTTCACGTATCTCAGCAGGTTTCATTGTCCCAGCTTCCTCTCCACTAAGCTTTGCAGCTGTTCTTCAACGCTTTTAATTGGAATAACGGATACAACAGGTGCCAAGAATCCGTAAATAATTAAGCGTTGAGCTTCTTCTTTGGTAATACCACGGGACATCAAGTAGTGAACTTGCTCTGCATTCACTTGACCAACGCTCGCGGCGTGACCTGCTTTTACATCATCTTCATCAATCA
Above is a genomic segment from Paenibacillus sp. HWE-109 containing:
- a CDS encoding cysteine desulfurase, translated to MKPAEIRELFPILKQEVNGHPLVYLDSAATSQKPIQVIEALKHYYEWDNANVHRGVHTLGSRATDAYEGARAKVAKFIGASSEQEIIFTRGTTTAINIVASSYAKSVLREGDEIVLTPMEHHSNLIPWQQAAKATGAVLKYIPLQPDGTILLSDVENVITDRTKIVSIVYVSNVLGVINPVKEIAQIAHKHGAKIMVDGAQSTPHMKVDVQDLDCDFYGLSGHKMCGPTGIGALYGKKDLLENMEPVEFGGEMIDHVDLYESTWKELPWKFEGGTPIIAGAVGLGAAIDFLQEVGMDNIFKHDMELTNYAMDRMAQIEDLTIYGPLKNRAGLVTFNLGDVHPHDVATVLDAEGVAIRAGHHCAQPLMRWLEVSSTARASFYLYNTEDDIDRLVMALQKTKEYFGHAIG